One genomic segment of Diceros bicornis minor isolate mBicDic1 chromosome 25, mDicBic1.mat.cur, whole genome shotgun sequence includes these proteins:
- the LOC131421419 gene encoding uncharacterized protein C22orf46-like, with protein sequence MLLPLLGACAVVGPFHGPEWEPVQDLLSEDRSCRDPRCCGNLLILCLFLIWQVRHYWHQATRTHLNMKKVIKVPPQKWAVPSRRHNTCFGLTPEFFSPGKFRGLDAHVQQWAQKKRWEYQRSLQESWAKYLLSWQHLCQDSPWDFYTPSEPIFCTASFSSTFMLPQDSSWEAWKVPWCLSDDQTHLICKPLPPALDMYQRMKQLLVHSQEALVPLEHVVSMRSHPASMTLITTLPNLPSAQRLQFCSREFLPVPSNQQVGMPIWKSWGCPQEAWGTRESAELRMLTDLKFLVEETRTRLEERMLLKVISDLTVQRVRGPQPSLAPDMGPRNKNSHAPQAATALVGDPTALTVLPKWPVLKKSQQLLLESLMRRKIAHLKWGLPQQILESYVLSNFLEPCPLPLAEGSFKCACAETAREKVLPR encoded by the exons ATGTTGCTGCCACTGCTGGGCGCCTGTGCTGTGGTGGGGCCATTCCATGGCCCTGAGTGGGAGCCAGTGCAGGACCTGCTCTCTGAGGATCGCAGCTGCAGGGACCCTCGGTGCTGCGGCAACCTGCTCATCCTTTGCCTCTTTCTGATCTGGCAGGTCCGGCACTATTGGCACCAGGCCACCAGGACTCACCTCAACATGAAAAAGGTCATCAAG GTGCCACCACAGAAGTGGGCAGTGCCCTCCAGGAGACATAACACTTGTTTTGGGCTGACTCCTGAATTCTTCAGTCCTGGAAAGTTCAGGGGCCTGGATGCTCATGTGCAACAATGGGCACAAAAGAAGAGATGGGAATACCAGAGGAGCCTCCAGGAGTCATGGGCCAAATACCTGCTCTCTTGGCAACACCTATGTCAGGACTCACCTTGGGATTTCTACACCCCTTCTGAGCCCATCTTTTGCACCGCCTCCTTTTCAAGCACCTTTATGCTTCCTCAAGACAGTTCTTGGGAAGCATGGAAGGTACCCTGGTGTCTCAGCGATGACCAGACTCACTTGATTTGCAAGCCACTGCCCCCGGCCCTGGACATGTACCAGAGGATGAAGCAGCTGCTTGTCCACTCCCAGGAAGCACTGGTGCCACTGGAGCATGTTGTCAGCATGAGATCCCACCCTGCCTCCATGACTTTAATCACCACTCTCCCAAACCTTCCTTCAGCTCAGAGGCTGCAGTTCTGTTCCAGAGAGTTCCTGCCTGTTCCTTCTAATCAACAAGTGGGAATGCCCATCTGGAAGTCCTGGGGCTGCCCACAAGAGGCCTGG GGAACCAGAGAAAGTGCAGAGCTGAGGATGCTGACGGACCTCAAGTTCCTAGTGGAGGAAACAAGGACCAGGTTAGAGGAAAGGATGCTGCTAAAGGTAATCTCCGACTTGACTGTTCAGAGGGTGAGGGGCCCTCAGCCCTCACTGGCTCCAGATATGGGGCCACGGAACAAGAACAG CCATGCTCCCCAAGCTGCCACAGCTCTGGTGGGTGATCCCACTGCCCTCACTGTCCTGCCCAAGTGGCCAGTCCTCAAGAAGAGCCAACAACTGCTTTTGGAGTCCCTCATGCGGCGGAAGATTGCACACCTGAAGTGGGGCCTTCCCCAGCAGATCCTGGAGTCCTATGTGCTCTCTAACTTCTTAGAACCATGCCCGCTGCCCCTTGCTGAG GGCTCGTTCAAGTGCGCTTGCGCAGAAACTGCGCGGGAAAAGGTGCTACCGCGGTGA